The Solea senegalensis isolate Sse05_10M linkage group LG9, IFAPA_SoseM_1, whole genome shotgun sequence genome has a segment encoding these proteins:
- the pklr gene encoding pyruvate kinase PKLR isoform X1 encodes MACFRRYSEVMSLPDSFIQRQQLDASMADTFLEHLCLLDIDQEPITARNTSIICTIGPASRSIPKLQEMVKAGMNIARLNFSHGSREYHGETIKNIREAVETITSDPLYYRPVAIALDTKGPEIRTGLVKGKVEEEVELEKGSSVRVVTAESDKDKTDGKIIWVDYPSLSKVLQKGGKIYIDDGLIGLKVTEIGPDWVDTVVEAGGLLCSRKGVNLPGSELIGLQAVSERDEADLRFGVSQGVDIVFASFIRSAQDVKDVRRVLGAHGKDIKVISKVESRQGVLNFDEILAESDGVMVARGDLGIEIPAEKVFVAQKMMIGRCNSAGKPVICATQMLESMVAHPRPTRAEGSDVANAVLDGADCVMLSGETAKGLFPVEAVAMMHSICREAEAAIFHQQLFEELRRLTPLSSDPTEVTAIGAVESSFKCCAGAIIVLTTSGRSAHLLSRYRPRCPIVAVTRSPQVARQSQLLRGVFPALFHPLPAPVWADDVDNRVNFGMDIGKARGFFKTGDMVIVVTGWIPGSGHTNIMRAVSVQ; translated from the exons ATGG CTTGCTTCAGACGCTACTCTGAGGTGATGTCACTGCCAGACTCTTTCATCCAGCGCCAGCAGCTGGACGCCAGCATGGCTGACACCTTCCTGGAGCATCTATGTCTGCTGGACATCGACCAagagccaatcacagcgcgCAACACCAGCATAATCTGCACTATCG GCCCTGCATCCCGTTCCATCCCCAAACTGCAGGAGATGGTGAAGGCAGGGATGAATATCGCTCGTCTGAATTTTTCTCATGGCTCACGTGAA TACCACGGTGAAACCATCAAAAACATCAGAGAGGCGGTGGAGACCATAACCTCTGATCCTTTGTATTATCGGCCGGTTGCCATCGCCTTGGATACGAAGGGTCCAGAGATCCGCACTGGATTAGTGAAAGGG aaagtggaggaggaggtggagctggagaaggGCAGCAGTGTTCGTGTGGTGACAGCAGAGAGTGACAAAGACAAGACAGATGGAAAGATTATCTGGGTTGATTACCCCAGTCTTTCCAAAGTCCTCCAGAAGGGAGGGAAGATCTACATTGATGACGGCCTCATTGGACTCAAAGTCACAGAAATTG GTCCTGACTGGGTGGACACAGTGGTGGAGGCTGGTGGACTGCTCTGCAGCCGCAAAGGCGTCAACCTCCCCGGCTCGGAACTGATCGGCCTGCAGGCGGTCAGTGAGCGAGACGAGGCCGACCTGAGGTTTGGGGTGTCTCAGGGTGTGGACATAGTGTTTGCCAGCTTTATCCGCTCGGCCCAGGATGTCAAGGATGTGCGGCGAGTTCTGGGAGCGCATGGAAAAGACATTAAAGTCATCAGCAAAGTGGAGAGCCGACAAGGGGTTCTGAA TTTTGACGAGATCCTGGCTGAGAGTGACGGTGTAATGGTTGCCAGGGGTGACCTGGGGATTGAGATCCCAGCAGAGAAAGTCTTCGTTGCACAGAAGATGATGATTGGGCGCTGCAACTCTGCTGGCAAACCTGTCATCTGTGCCACGCAG atgctgGAGAGCATGGTGGCCCACCCAAGGCCAACTAGAGCAGAGGGCAGTGACGTTGCCAACGCCGTGCTGGATGGAGCCGACTGTGTGATGCTATCCGGGGAAACAGCCAAGGGACTGTTTCCTGTAGAGGCCGTCGCAATGATGCACTCG aTCTGCAGGGAAGCAGAGGCAGCCATTTTCCACCAGCAGCTATTCGAGGAGTTGCGCCGCctcactcctctctcttctGATCCAACAGAGGTCACAGCTATAGGAGCTGTGGAGTCCTCCTTCAAATGCTGTGCTGGAGCCATCATAGTCCTCACAACCTCTGGCAG ATCAGCACATCTCCTGTCCAGGTACCGGCCTCGCTGTCCCATCGTCGCAGTCACCAGAAGTCCTCAG GTGGCACGTCAGTCCCAGCTGTTGAGAGGAGTGTTTCCTGCCCTCTTCCACCCTCTGCCTGCTCCTGTCTGGGCCGATGATGTCGACAACAGAGTCAACTTTGGCATGGACatag GTAAAGCAAGAGGGTTTTTCAAAACAGGTGACATGGTGATTGTGGTAACAGGCTGGATCCCAGGGTCCGGTCACACTAACATCATGAGGGCAGTGAGTGTCCAGTAA
- the pklr gene encoding pyruvate kinase PKLR isoform X2, protein MSLPDSFIQRQQLDASMADTFLEHLCLLDIDQEPITARNTSIICTIGPASRSIPKLQEMVKAGMNIARLNFSHGSREYHGETIKNIREAVETITSDPLYYRPVAIALDTKGPEIRTGLVKGKVEEEVELEKGSSVRVVTAESDKDKTDGKIIWVDYPSLSKVLQKGGKIYIDDGLIGLKVTEIGPDWVDTVVEAGGLLCSRKGVNLPGSELIGLQAVSERDEADLRFGVSQGVDIVFASFIRSAQDVKDVRRVLGAHGKDIKVISKVESRQGVLNFDEILAESDGVMVARGDLGIEIPAEKVFVAQKMMIGRCNSAGKPVICATQMLESMVAHPRPTRAEGSDVANAVLDGADCVMLSGETAKGLFPVEAVAMMHSICREAEAAIFHQQLFEELRRLTPLSSDPTEVTAIGAVESSFKCCAGAIIVLTTSGRSAHLLSRYRPRCPIVAVTRSPQVARQSQLLRGVFPALFHPLPAPVWADDVDNRVNFGMDIGKARGFFKTGDMVIVVTGWIPGSGHTNIMRAVSVQ, encoded by the exons ATGTCACTGCCAGACTCTTTCATCCAGCGCCAGCAGCTGGACGCCAGCATGGCTGACACCTTCCTGGAGCATCTATGTCTGCTGGACATCGACCAagagccaatcacagcgcgCAACACCAGCATAATCTGCACTATCG GCCCTGCATCCCGTTCCATCCCCAAACTGCAGGAGATGGTGAAGGCAGGGATGAATATCGCTCGTCTGAATTTTTCTCATGGCTCACGTGAA TACCACGGTGAAACCATCAAAAACATCAGAGAGGCGGTGGAGACCATAACCTCTGATCCTTTGTATTATCGGCCGGTTGCCATCGCCTTGGATACGAAGGGTCCAGAGATCCGCACTGGATTAGTGAAAGGG aaagtggaggaggaggtggagctggagaaggGCAGCAGTGTTCGTGTGGTGACAGCAGAGAGTGACAAAGACAAGACAGATGGAAAGATTATCTGGGTTGATTACCCCAGTCTTTCCAAAGTCCTCCAGAAGGGAGGGAAGATCTACATTGATGACGGCCTCATTGGACTCAAAGTCACAGAAATTG GTCCTGACTGGGTGGACACAGTGGTGGAGGCTGGTGGACTGCTCTGCAGCCGCAAAGGCGTCAACCTCCCCGGCTCGGAACTGATCGGCCTGCAGGCGGTCAGTGAGCGAGACGAGGCCGACCTGAGGTTTGGGGTGTCTCAGGGTGTGGACATAGTGTTTGCCAGCTTTATCCGCTCGGCCCAGGATGTCAAGGATGTGCGGCGAGTTCTGGGAGCGCATGGAAAAGACATTAAAGTCATCAGCAAAGTGGAGAGCCGACAAGGGGTTCTGAA TTTTGACGAGATCCTGGCTGAGAGTGACGGTGTAATGGTTGCCAGGGGTGACCTGGGGATTGAGATCCCAGCAGAGAAAGTCTTCGTTGCACAGAAGATGATGATTGGGCGCTGCAACTCTGCTGGCAAACCTGTCATCTGTGCCACGCAG atgctgGAGAGCATGGTGGCCCACCCAAGGCCAACTAGAGCAGAGGGCAGTGACGTTGCCAACGCCGTGCTGGATGGAGCCGACTGTGTGATGCTATCCGGGGAAACAGCCAAGGGACTGTTTCCTGTAGAGGCCGTCGCAATGATGCACTCG aTCTGCAGGGAAGCAGAGGCAGCCATTTTCCACCAGCAGCTATTCGAGGAGTTGCGCCGCctcactcctctctcttctGATCCAACAGAGGTCACAGCTATAGGAGCTGTGGAGTCCTCCTTCAAATGCTGTGCTGGAGCCATCATAGTCCTCACAACCTCTGGCAG ATCAGCACATCTCCTGTCCAGGTACCGGCCTCGCTGTCCCATCGTCGCAGTCACCAGAAGTCCTCAG GTGGCACGTCAGTCCCAGCTGTTGAGAGGAGTGTTTCCTGCCCTCTTCCACCCTCTGCCTGCTCCTGTCTGGGCCGATGATGTCGACAACAGAGTCAACTTTGGCATGGACatag GTAAAGCAAGAGGGTTTTTCAAAACAGGTGACATGGTGATTGTGGTAACAGGCTGGATCCCAGGGTCCGGTCACACTAACATCATGAGGGCAGTGAGTGTCCAGTAA